The genomic region TTTAGTTTACAAGGCACTGTTTGTTTTCTTCGTGTTTGTCGGCGCTGTCGTCAACCTCGGTGCAGTCTTAGAATTCAGCGATATGATGATTTTGTCAATGGCTTTCCCAAATATCTTAGGTTGTTTTCTGCTGTCGAACAAAGTTGCCGCCGATTTACAAGATTACATGCAGCGCCTTCAAACTGGAAAGATGCCCGTGTTTAAGTGAGTAGTGAGTAGCGATCCGTTATCATTTGTCAGTTGTCAGTGTAGAGACATTACATGTAACGTCTGTACAAAGCGATCGGCGATCGGGGAGTGGTGAGTCGGAAGTGGCAAGCGATAAAAGATTCCTTACTTACGACTTATGACTTCTTTCTTTTCTTCTGTCTGCTCAGTTTTGACTTTTGACTTTTGACTTTTGACTTTTGACTTACCAACTACCAATTACCAATCAAAAATCATGAGTTGGTTACAGAAAGACCGAGTTTTAGTTCCGATCGATTTTTCAGAAGAGTCTTTTGCTGCACTATCTCCAGCACGAGAATTTGTGAAGGATGCGAGTCATTTGTATGTTCTGCACGTTCTGTCTCACCTGCATCCAGCTGAACCTGGAGCGATGTGGAATACTTTAGACGATCGCACCCGCCAGCAGCACGTAAAAGAGACTTTGGACAAACGATTTAAAGCTTCGGAGTTTGAAGGAGTTCATATTGGTGTTGCTGTTGGCGACCCCAGTTCGGAGATTCTCGACTATGCTAAGGAGATTAATGCCGATTTAATTGTGATTCCATCGCATGGCAAAACTGGCTTGAGTCGATTTTTTCTCGGTTCGGTAGCAGAACGAGTGATTCGCTATGCTAATTGTCCTGTGGTGGTGTTGAAAAAAAATTAGGTTAGCGGTTTATCAAAATCATCGCGATGTTAATCAATTGAGGCTAATACTTTGCTAAGAGATTAGCCTAAACTGCTTTATTTTTCATGCAGCAACGCCTTACTTCAACTGCTCGATTAAGCGATCGCCCACCCGCAAAGCATTTGCAATGACAGTCAAGCCAGGACTAACACTGGCATGAGATGGGAAAAAACTGCTGTCTACGACATAGAGATTTTGCACTCCGTGGGTACGACAGTTCAGATCCAACACAGAAGTCGTCGGATCTTCTCCAAACCGACAAGTGCCGCACTGATGAGCAACGACTTGTACGGGCATATCACTGCGCGGATGGGTTGTGCGGTTAAATATATTAGGCTGAGACTGCTCGACGCTTTTTAATACATCAACCCAACGATATACCAGGCGATCGTGCGCTTCTACATTATTCGCCGTGTAATCAATTCGCAGTTTGTCTCCCACATAGCGAACGCGATTGTTGGGATCGGGCAAGTCTTCCGTTTTCAGCCACCAACCGATTGAATGGGTTGCCAACTGCCGCAAGCCGAAATTTGGCATTAGCCGAGACAATGCCGATAAAATCGGTGGTGCTTCGGCAAAAATGACATCTTGAAAAATACCACCAGAGTTTTGTACGTGACCCATCGGATACGGAAAATCCTTGTCTCCCCAATAAAAATCATTTAGCCCTAGCGTGCGGGAAAATGACCCAGAATTAGCGGTAGAGGTTAACTGCACCACAACCGATAGCAGTTGTTTCATCAAATTTCGCCCCACCTGACCGGAGCCATTCGCAATACCGTTGGGATGTTTTTCGTTGGCAGACCGCAGCAGCAATGCCGCCGAGTTCACAGCACCACAGGCAAGCACTACAATATTGCCTAAAAACAAATAGGACTGTTCCCCAATTTTTGCTTGAACTGCTTTGATCTCCGATCCTGATGGGTTGGTATGCAGACAAACAACCTGAGCAGAGGTTTTAAGCGTCACGTTTTCGCTGTTGAGGATGGGGCTAACTCCGGTGTCTTCAGCATCGGTTCTACCGCGATGCCGCAGGCGGTTCGCTTCGCGACCATCGCCCAACCCTAGCGGCAAATGGACGGGATGCAACCCTTGCTGAGAAAGGTTTTCGCCAATGCGTTGTACCATCGGCTCATGAGCAACTTCCCCAAAAGGATAGGCTTCGCTATGGGGCGGCTCGGTGGGGTCATCTGCGACTTTACCGTGGACTTGATACAACTTCTCAGCTTCCGTATAGTAAGGCTCAAAGTCTTGATATTTCAATCCCCATGCCGGAGAAACCCCACCCTGATGCTGCACTTCCTCAAAATCACGTTCGCGCATTCGCTGCAAAACGCCACTCCAAATTTTTGTATTGCCACCAACGGCGTAATATGTTTGTGGATAAAACGGTTCTCCTGCGTTGTCGTACCAGGGTTCTGGCGCGTGAAATTGCTCTTTCTTAAAAACTTCTGTATCGACCAACTCCGAACTTTCACGATGGATCAGTTCTCCGCGATCGAGCAGCAAGATCTTTTTACCAGTTGATGCCAGCTTTCGCGCCAGCGTCCCGCCGCCTGCACCCGTACCAACAATAATTACGTCATAGTAGCGATCGTCAATTATCATAGGAGTCTCCTACTGCCAAACGTAAATGAGCGTGTACAACACGATCCAAATGACATCGACAAAGTGCCAGAATAAGGACGTTGCTTCAACACCAAAATAACCGTTGTCGTAGTTACCAGGAATAAACGATCGCCCCAACATTAATGTTTGCAGCAGAATTCCGGTGAGAACGTGCAAGCCATGAAATCCAGTTAATAAAAAGAACGTGCCGCCGAACAAACCCGACTGGTAGCTAAATGGTAAACTGCGCCATTCCACAGCTTGCCCAAAGAGGAAATAACTGCCCATCGCCATAGTAATTAATAGAAATAGGCGAAAGCCCCACAGTTTTTTATCGTGTAAATAACGCTCAGCTACGTAGATGACAAAACTACTGGATACCAGCACGAGGGTATTAATGAATGGATCTCTGGTTTCCAAGCCAGTCACACCTGGTGGATACCAGTCTAGGGTAGTGGTTTTGTAGACAATGTAACCCGTAAAGAAGCTCAGGAAAATGACACTTTCCGACAGCAGAAACACGATAAAGCCAAACTTACTATTGCTTGCTGCGTCATGCTCCTGGTGCTGTCGAACGTTAGCTTCAACGTCTTGCGCGTTGCGTAGCTCCCCAGAGGGGTTCGCTCTTTCTGCTGTCATGATGTTTGCTGCTGCGTCAGAGATTCAGGAAATTGAGTCAAGCCTGGATTGGGAATGTTTCCTACTAATGGTTGGTTTCTACCGTAGCCGTAGGGTCCCGAAACCACAACTGGCGTTTCTTCAAAGTTTTCGACGGTTGGTGGTGAAGAGGTAAGCCACTCTAAACCGTATGCCCGCCAGGGATTGTTGCCTACTTTCTCGCCCCGAATCCAAGCACTCACCATGTTGAGAATAAATGGTAGCGTAGACAGCCCCAACAGAAAACCGCCAATACTTGCGAGGACGTTCCAGTAGGCAAATTCTAGATCGTAAGAGGCGACACGACGGGGCATTCCCATCAGTCCAGCAGGGTGCATGGGTAGGAAAGTTAACGCCGTTCCCAGGTAGGTTAAAGCAAAGTGCAGTTTCCCCAATCCTTCGTAATACATACGTCCGGTCATTTTAGGAAACCAGTGATAGATCGCGGCATAAATCCCCATAACGATCGCGCCATACAGCACGTAATGGAAATGTCCGACGACAAAGTAAGTGTTGTTGACGTGAATATCGATCGGTACAGAAGCCAGAAAAATTCCGGTAATTCCAGCAAACAACCAATTACTAATGCCACCGAGCGCAAATAGCATCGGCGTGGTGAAGCGGATCTTACCACCCCAAATCGTTGCCACCCAGCCAAACACTTTAATACCGGAAGGAATGGCAACCAGCATCGATGTCACCATGAAGAGTATCCGCATCCAACCAGGTGTGGCACTGGCAAACATGTGATGTACCCATACTGCTCCACTGACAACCGTAATCAGGATGGATGATGCCGCAATCACCCGATAGCCGAATAAAGGCTTACGGGCATGAACGGGCAAAACTTCGGAAAATATGCCGAATGCTGGCAGAACCATGACGTAGACTGCCGGATGGGAGTAAAACCAAAAAAAGTGTTGATAAAGTATAGGGTTGCCACCCCGCTCTGGGGCAAAAAAACTCGTGCCGATCGTGATATCGAGCAACAGCATCACCGCACCCCCAGTCAGTGCAGGCAAGCCGTACAGTTGAATTAACTGCGCTCCCAGCACAGACCAAACAAAGGCAGGCGTTCTAAACCAAGTCATTCCTGGCGCACGCATTTTGAAGATGGTAGTGACGAAATTCACCCCACCCATGATGGAAGATACGCCCGAAATTGCTACTGCCAAAATCCATAACACCTGTCCGTTCAGCAGATTGCCAGTCGGGTTTTGCAAACTCACAGGCGGATATGCCCACCATCCCGACTGCGATGGACCTCCTGGTACCAGGAAACTGGCTAGCATCAGAATGCCTACTACAGGAACCATCCAAAACGAAACCGCATTCAGCCGAGGAAATGCCATATCTCGCGCTCCAATCATCAGTGGCACGAGATAATTTCCCAATCCCACTAAAACGGGGAACGTCCACATAAACAGCATGATCGAGCCATGCATTGTGAACAGCGCGTTATAAACAGTGCGATCGACCAGATCGGCATCGGGGGTAATCAGTTCGCCCCGCATAATCATCGACAACGTGCCGCCAATTAGGAAAAAGAAAAAAGATGTGACGATGTATTGAATGCCAATGACTTTGTGATCGGTGCTGAAGGTGAAGAATCGCTTCCAGTTGTCGGGCGCACCAGGGTATGGCTGTCCGCGAACGGCTTCTGGAGCCTCGAGCGAGATGTTTGTCATATGTTACCAAGCAAGTCAAAAGTTAAAAGTCAAAAATCAGGAGTTAGGAGTAATTTTTCTCCCTCAGCTCCCTCAGCTCCCTCAGCTCTCTTGTTCCCTCTTGGGAGCATAATTCACCACAGGCGGGGGTGCAGGTGGGATAGTGTCCCAACCGCGAACGGCTACCTTGTCTTTCGTTGTCCCAGAGCGATCGTTGGCTTGGCTGTACTCGAAAGCAGCCCGATTAAAAGCAGGGGTGGGCGAGCCAGCGGCAGCGTCGGCAAGCCACTGTTGATATTCGTTGAATGGTTGAACCACGACATCTGCTTGATTTGCAGCAAAGTAAGTCCCGCTAAACATGGAATCGCGCAGGCGATAGGTTCCAGTTTTCACAGGAGTCAGTTCAAAATCGATTTCGTGGTTAGGAACGACATCTTGCTTCAGGCGAAATGCTGGAATATAAAAGCCATGTAACACATCCTGCGATCGCAAGGTAAATCGCACGCGGCGATCGACTGGTAAATGTAACTCAGTGCTAGTAATATCCTGTTTTGGATAATGGAAAATCCATGCCCATTGCTTAGCGGTCACGTCAATTTGCTCGATGGGAGCGGTTTCTACTGCATTCTGAATTTCCTGCTGAGGCTTGCTGTCAAAGGGTTCGGCATAAGCAGGCTGTATTATCTGAGGCATATGCAAGTGTACCAGTTCCATCGGACCCCGCACTGCCATTTTTTCGTAAGTCCGATAGCTAACAAAAGAAAGCGTTAACACCAAAACTAATGGTACTGCCGTCCAGACAATTTCCAGCCAGGTATTGCCTTCAATCGGGGGACCATCGCTCATGTCATACTTACTGGCTCGATGAAAGACCAACGAGTAGAGGAAAGGTCCAATTACACCTAAGTAAATGAATGTGCCTAACCCAGTAAAGAGACTGAATAGATCGTCCAGCAACTTTGCTTCTGCTGCTGCTTCTGGCGGAAACCAAGAATAGGATTGCTTCGCCATCCACAAGCTTGTCATAGCGACCAGGATGGCATAGACCGTCATTATTAGAATTGCACGGAGTTTCATCATGACAGCGATCGCACCATAGTTAGAACAGCGAACTGAGAGGAGAAGACAGGGAGTAGGGAGGACAAGGGGGAGAAGAGAGCTGAGGAGGCTGAGGGAACTGAGGAGGCTGAGGGAGCTGAAAGGACAAGGAGGACAGGGGAGACAAGGGAGACAAGGGAGACAAGGGAGAAAAATTATAGCTTCTGATTCCTGACTCCTGTTTTGACTTTTGCCTTTTGCCTTTTGCCTTCCCTAGAGTTGATTGGGATTTTCGCCTAAGTGCAGCATTTGATCCGCTGTCACATGAATGCCGAACTCAGCACCCAGATGCGCGCCCAGCGTTCCCTGCACAAACATCAGAGCAAAAACAAATAAACCAGCAGCGAGATAACTCCACTGTACCTGTCTTGCCATGTCTTTGCGCCACTGATAGCGTTGAAAGCCTCGCCAAACGGTCATTCCCACAATCGAGGTCAAAATCATTACCCCCCCTACACCGTGTAGAATCATCGTTTCTAAAGCATGAAATCCCCAAGCGCTGGTGACATCCGCCAGGGGTACAGCCAAAGAAACTTCAAACACACCAGCCATGACCGTAAAAAATGTAACGATCGCTGATGCCAACAGGTTATACCAACCGACATCAAACAGCGCCGAGCGGGTGACGGGAATCGCTAGAAACTTAAAAACTGCTTTCTCAACGGGAAACAGCACCCCTACAATATCAAAGGCGATCGCTACGATAAATAACCCTAGCGTTAGATGCACCAGGTTGGGATGGATGGGAATTGGGTAGGGCAACCCATTAACTCCCAAACTCCCCCACTGTTCCAGCAAGTCTGGATTCATAATATACCTCCTCTGATTGCCTCTACGACAGGAATCGTATGCAAGCCATAGACCCACACGAGTAAGCTGCCCAGGTATGTCTGAATACAAACTAGCCCAACTAGCAGCACGCTCGCTGCGAGGTAAGGAAGGGGTAGCTGCGGTCTTTCCTGCAACCGGATCACGTAGCGCCATGCGGTGATGACTGCTAGAATTCCTGAGAGCGACCAGCCCAAAATTGTATGAGCATTCAGCGTTGAAACAGATGCAGCGTAAGGTTCTGCCAGACCTGCCTCAATTTGTCCAAAAATAATGGCAATGAAGATCGAAACTGTTGCGAAAGCCAGATTCCACCAACTGACTTCATACAATTTAGAATTTTTTGTGAAATACCCCAGCAGATCGCAAAACACTGCAAACAGCACCATCGCAATTACGAAATGCACCACGATTGGGTGAATGGTATCGGGGTAAGGAAGGTTATGCTCGTTGAGAGGCGGAAGGTACTTAAACACAGATTTTCAGAGTAATACAGTGACAGCGAGCAGTTATAGTGAAACGAAAGGATTGTATTGCTAAGAATTATCGAAGACAGAATAACTACTGGTGTAAAAGTAAAGTAGGCAGTAACTCCAAAAATTTGAGCAATAATTTTGACTTACTTCTAAAGTATCCCCTTTTGCAACTCCAGTCACTTATCCCTTTCTAATTTGATTGTTTTGGCTTCTGTACGACAGTGAATATCTCAAATCCCAACGCCAGCCCAGCAGTATAATTTCGCACTTGAGATTATTGCCACTTGAACGAGTGAATAGCCTTCCCATCAGAATGCCTCGATTCGTAGTCTCTTGTCTTCATACAAGTGGAATAGCCAATGACAGAACTCATGAGCGTACTGCTTAAGTAAGATTAATTTACTACTATCAACAGGAGGAATTTTAGGATTGTTATTACCTATAGATAGTCGGATAAATAATTGAGCAGCAGGAAAGTTCCAGTTGGAAGAATTGCCAGCAGTAGATTCTGTATTCAAATAGTCCCGATCTAATGTATCTTTTATATCTTCGTTCTAGACGTAAAGTTAAGTATGGGCTGGCGATAAGTCCCTTGTCCCTAGACGTACTAACTTGTCTACTCAAATGCAGCGATCGCAGAATGTCAACAGAAACAACATAACCCGCATAGAAGTAGAGACTATTTTTAAGTCAGCTGGCTAGAGTTCAACAACAAAGAGTCCTCCCGATCGCCTAACACCCCGTAGTCGTTGATAGAGAAATGTATCGCTAAAATCAGTCGATCTCCCTCCGTTGGTGGCAATCCTTTGTGAACGCAAAATGGATCTTCCACAAAGCCAAACCCCGCCGGACCACATATTGTCACAATCCTAGAAGTACCGTAGTAATCAATCACATCTTGCTCGGAACGCAACCGCCATAAGCTGAGAAGATAGGCAAGTTTCTTCTGACGATGACTGCCACGAATACATACATGCGGTCCATTAGCTAAGTTAGTGTCACTTAAGTAGAAGTAAAATCTAAGACAACGGTAATCCTCAAGGTCGTGATGAAAGACTTGCCCAATCGCAGCAGTAGATTCATAAATTGCGACTGTTGGGGGAAAACTCCACCACAGCCAACTACCAGCATGAACCGATTCTACTTTTAAATATTTCGCAGCAATATTTAATAGCTTTGGGTCGCGAGCCAGTTTCTCAATTGCTGGACATAGCAAGCTGGCATTGTAATATTTCCCTAGTCGAAAAGATTGACCGTATGAACTCTGCGCCGCTAGCCTTTCTTGATAAGCAAAACTCAAGCGTAAATTCCCGTCTCCATAGCAATTATTGCGCTCTGCAAACTCACGGATTTCTCTCACCCAACTATCTGGTAGATGAATCCCCAAGTACAATCCGTCAGCGATTAAAGATTCAACTACTTCATCAGTATTAAGGTGACTAAACACCGAATCCTTTTCCTCGTAGACTTTAGCGGTTCGTTGGCGCTGATAGTAATTTAGCATCATGATTTGGATCGAGCTAAAGCGACCAAATACATACATAAATAACCATTGAGGAGTTCTAGATAAATACTTTTTGAGTACGCCAATATAGTAGTAGCTACAGCTTTTTAGTCGAGTTATTAGCAGCAGATTTTGCTCGCGCATCAGCAATTTGCTCACACCTAAAATTAGTATTTGGCAGAAGGTCAAAATCAGGCACCCAGACGAAAAATATCACAAATATCAGCTAAAATTAGTTTCCCCCTTTACAATTCGCATATTTAAGGTATTGTATTGCCAAACAATATCGCCAACGCTAACAATATTACTCCGCAAAATCACAAAGTAACCCGCGATCGCCGTAATTACTTTTTGCAGGGCAAAGGCTACACCTGCTGTGACCAAACCGATTGCAGTGGCGAGTCGATTGGGGTTGTCAAACCGAATTTCTAGCAGCCCCAAGATTAACAGCACTGCCGTAATTAGATTTAGTCCTTGCCCTGCCCAGAACCAAATTCGCCCGTTGTAGCGATCGCGAATTGATTCTCCGATCAAAGCATTCGCTACACGACGCAGCAACCAGAGGATAATCAAGAAGGCTATAGTGAATAACACCTTTAGCCCGATTTCGGTATTGAAGCTAATCAATTTAAAAACTTGCTCCAACTGTTGCCTACTGTTTCAGCCGCGATCGCCATTCCATCCCAAGTCATGTATATGTTTACAGAGCAACGCGATCGATTAAAGTATCCCACAAGTACTTCACAGGCTGAATCTAGCTCAAGTTTTAGTTGGTGCTTCTAACACGTTGACATCAATCAACGGTGTCACGTTAAAACCTCGTTCTAATAAGCACGTTTGGATCTGACGAGTAAGCGTGTTGCGAATTTCCTCTAAAGCTTTTAAGGGTCGTTTTTCAAGAATTCTCAGGCAAGAATTTCCAGAGTTGCTAAAATTGCCTAGTTTATAGACGCATTCTTATATGTTTGACACAACTGAAAAAATTAGCACTTCAAAAGTTTTGGAGTAGATCGAGGAGCGCGCCAAGAGCGATCGCGTTTTGGGCTATGCCGTCTACAATGAATCTACTTGCGATCACATTTTAGTCATTTTAGTTATCTGATTCGGCAGCAAGACCGATCTTATCTCTATTTTCTGGCGTTTTTACTTCTTCGCTGACTGGTAGCGATCGCCTTTCATCTCCTTGGCTGATTCGCAGATTAAGCAGACTGGCAATCCAACGAGCTGTCAGTCCTTGACAAAAAACTGTCATCATAATCGTTAAAAATACTAGAGCTTTAATCGAATCACCGCCGTTAATACCGTGTTTTGTGAGTGAAACCGCAAACAAAGAAGCTAAAGAAGCAGCGACAATTCCACGGGGAGCAATCCAACAGAGAAATAATTGCTGTCGCCAGTTGAAACCTTGATTCCAAGTAGAAACCAATATATTTATCGGACGTACCACAAACATTAGCACTAGAACGGTAAGGACGCTTCCCCAACCTAAAGCGAAAACACTGGCAATTGATAAATCTGCCGCTAGCAGGATAAACAAAACTGAATTAGATAAAATGCTCAACTGTTCGTTAAAGTGACGCAGCAACGGCTCGGAGGGCAAGTAAGCAGCTCGTAAAACTATGCCCATGACAACGACAACCACCAAACCCGATTCACCGCGTATCACCTGTGCCAGACTAAACAAGCCCCAAACGCTAGCTAAAACTACCAAATTTTTCAACTCTTGCGACAGAAAGCTGTCCTGTCTGAGAATGAGGCTGAGCAACCAGCCTCCAACTGCACCAATTGCTCCACCTATACCCAATCGCAAGAGTAGGCTTTCAATTGAGACGAGTAACTCCACATCTCCACTTAAAACTAAATGAAGTACGATCGCTGCTCCAATTGCCCCAATTGGATCGATAAAAACGCCTTCCCCTTCCAAAAGTGTCGATACCTGTCGGTCTACACCTACCTGTTTGAGCAGTGGTTGAACTACTGTTGGACCCGTGACCACTACCAACGAGGCATAAAGAAAAGCAATTGACCAGGGAAATTCGCTCAGCCAGTGGGCAGCGATCGCGCCACCAATCAGGGTAATTAGGACTCCTATGGTGACAAGATTACGCAGGCTACTAGAAACTGCTCCTAACTCTCGTAGCTGTAGATTTAATCCGCCTTCAAATAAAATCAGTGCCACTAACATTGAAACGAGTACTTCCAGACCATTACCCAATAGCGATGGATGTAGAAAATCCAAGCCGTCCGATCCCAGAAGAATCCCAAATAAGAGTAGGAAGACAATGCTGGGAATTTGAAGATAACTGGCTAATACTTGAGCAGAGATACCAGCAGCAACAGTTTCACTTAGCAAAACAGTAGTTTTTAAGGATTCTTCCATAGAAATCTGTGTTAACGAACAATTAGCAGTGCGATCGCGCGAGCGTAAAAATAATTTATGACCTATAAATTAACTATTTTTGATTTATGTTCTTTCCTGTTTAAATAAAGTTATGACCTTTTGAATGCAAAGTTATATTATAGACAAAGTTATGTCAGAATAATTTCAAATACTAGTTAAATACCAGCTTCAATCTTCTGAAAATCACGTAATCTAAGTAAATAGTTGCATGATAGGATTTCCAGAAGAAGGAGGTTTCTGGAAAGCACTAACTGAACTGAGCAAAAAGTGCGTGCAAGATTATGTAACGATTGCGGCAACATTCAACTCTTTGCTAATTCATTTGTAGTTAAAACTGAATCGCGAGCGCGATTAACACTAGCTGTTGTGACATCAACCGAGCAGAAATATAGGTAGGGTGCGTTAAGCTTTAGCGCAACGTATTCTTATATAGGCAAAGTTATATCAGAACGAGCTTAAATGCTAATCTCAATTTTCTGTAAGTCACGTACTATTAGTAGGTCAATGCATATTGACTTAAATACTATTTTGAAAAATCGCACCTATCTAAAGCTTATGCCAAGGATGGCGTACTGGTGAATACAGTTTCCTGCCTTTATTGCCACTCCAATGACGGATGCCATGATGGAGCAACAATCGAACCAGATGGGTAATAGTTTCGATGAGGCGATCGCTAAGTTTCTAGAGCAGAATCGCCCTCACATTCAGTTGAACAGATGCGGGAAACCGTAGGATTTGCTACCAATACTAGTAAGTCGCTAGCACCAAATAATTGGTCTTCGTCTAGAGTAAAAGTAGTTAGATTCCACTACGGTTCAGTTAAGGCTCAAAGTGTTGTAAATTAAGCATTGTTCCCAAGAATGGAAAGTGAGTGTAGTGCATCTGAAGGATTTCTCATTGTTGTCTCCTACGATACAAAGTAGTGATGTGTTCAAAGCGATAGAGGCAGCCATCCCATCCACGGAGATCGAGCAAGCGATCGCTAAAACTAAAGTTTGTGAACAACGTAAACGCTCGTTACCAGCACAATTGGTAATTTGTTTGGTAATTGCGATGAGTCTGTGGTCACGAGATTCGATGAGAGATGTGCTGAAAAACTTAATTGATGGGCTGAGCGAAGCATGGGTGAAAGTGGGGAAATACTGGCGAGTTTTTGTAAATCAGCAATAACGCAAGCCCGACAACGATTAAGTCCAAGGGTGATGAGTCAATTGTTCCATCAACTGGTGCGACCAATGGCTAGCACCGATACCAAAGGAGCATTTCTCAATGGATTGCGAATTGTGGTAATTGATCGGACTTGCTTCGATCTGCCAGACAGCGATGAAAATGCGAGAGTTTTGGTCGTCCGAGCAGCCGTCCTGGCACACAAGCCGCATTTCCCAAACTGCGATTAGTCATTTTGGTAGAAGCAGGAACACATTTAATCTTTGATGCATTGATGTGTCCATATCGAATAGGAGAACGAGTGCGGGCATTAAGATTATTACGCTCCGTGAGTTCAGGGATGTTGTTGATGTGGGACAGAGGGTTACATTCTTATGCAATGGTGCAAGCAACTGTCACAACTGGTAGCGATTATTTAGGAAGAATTCCCGCAAATGTCAAGTTTTTGTGCGAAGAACCACTGGCGGATGGTTCTTATCTGAGTTGGATTTATCCACCTGCTAAATTCCGCTCAAAAGCTTGCCAGCCCATACAAGTCCGAGTGATTGAATACACAATTGGTAATACCGACAACCCAGAGGAACAACTAAGATATCGCTTAATTACCAGCTTATTGGAATTGGAGAAATTTCCGGCTCAACTACTGGCGATTGAATATCATCAACGCTGGGAAGTAGAAAATACTATTGATGAACTCAAAGTACATTTATCAGGACGAAAACTCATATTCGCTCTCAAAACCGCGTGAAGTTGTGCAGGAAGTTTACGGGTGGTTGTTAGGACA from Chroococcidiopsis sp. SAG 2025 harbors:
- a CDS encoding cytochrome c oxidase subunit II, coding for MMKLRAILIMTVYAILVAMTSLWMAKQSYSWFPPEAAAEAKLLDDLFSLFTGLGTFIYLGVIGPFLYSLVFHRASKYDMSDGPPIEGNTWLEIVWTAVPLVLVLTLSFVSYRTYEKMAVRGPMELVHLHMPQIIQPAYAEPFDSKPQQEIQNAVETAPIEQIDVTAKQWAWIFHYPKQDITSTELHLPVDRRVRFTLRSQDVLHGFYIPAFRLKQDVVPNHEIDFELTPVKTGTYRLRDSMFSGTYFAANQADVVVQPFNEYQQWLADAAAGSPTPAFNRAAFEYSQANDRSGTTKDKVAVRGWDTIPPAPPPVVNYAPKREQES
- a CDS encoding DUF2231 domain-containing protein, whose translation is MFKYLPPLNEHNLPYPDTIHPIVVHFVIAMVLFAVFCDLLGYFTKNSKLYEVSWWNLAFATVSIFIAIIFGQIEAGLAEPYAASVSTLNAHTILGWSLSGILAVITAWRYVIRLQERPQLPLPYLAASVLLVGLVCIQTYLGSLLVWVYGLHTIPVVEAIRGGIL
- a CDS encoding DUF2231 domain-containing protein, whose protein sequence is MNPDLLEQWGSLGVNGLPYPIPIHPNLVHLTLGLFIVAIAFDIVGVLFPVEKAVFKFLAIPVTRSALFDVGWYNLLASAIVTFFTVMAGVFEVSLAVPLADVTSAWGFHALETMILHGVGGVMILTSIVGMTVWRGFQRYQWRKDMARQVQWSYLAAGLFVFALMFVQGTLGAHLGAEFGIHVTADQMLHLGENPNQL
- a CDS encoding universal stress protein; this translates as MSWLQKDRVLVPIDFSEESFAALSPAREFVKDASHLYVLHVLSHLHPAEPGAMWNTLDDRTRQQHVKETLDKRFKASEFEGVHIGVAVGDPSSEILDYAKEINADLIVIPSHGKTGLSRFFLGSVAERVIRYANCPVVVLKKN
- a CDS encoding heme-copper oxidase subunit III, with product MTAERANPSGELRNAQDVEANVRQHQEHDAASNSKFGFIVFLLSESVIFLSFFTGYIVYKTTTLDWYPPGVTGLETRDPFINTLVLVSSSFVIYVAERYLHDKKLWGFRLFLLITMAMGSYFLFGQAVEWRSLPFSYQSGLFGGTFFLLTGFHGLHVLTGILLQTLMLGRSFIPGNYDNGYFGVEATSLFWHFVDVIWIVLYTLIYVWQ
- a CDS encoding cytochrome c oxidase subunit I; the encoded protein is MTNISLEAPEAVRGQPYPGAPDNWKRFFTFSTDHKVIGIQYIVTSFFFFLIGGTLSMIMRGELITPDADLVDRTVYNALFTMHGSIMLFMWTFPVLVGLGNYLVPLMIGARDMAFPRLNAVSFWMVPVVGILMLASFLVPGGPSQSGWWAYPPVSLQNPTGNLLNGQVLWILAVAISGVSSIMGGVNFVTTIFKMRAPGMTWFRTPAFVWSVLGAQLIQLYGLPALTGGAVMLLLDITIGTSFFAPERGGNPILYQHFFWFYSHPAVYVMVLPAFGIFSEVLPVHARKPLFGYRVIAASSILITVVSGAVWVHHMFASATPGWMRILFMVTSMLVAIPSGIKVFGWVATIWGGKIRFTTPMLFALGGISNWLFAGITGIFLASVPIDIHVNNTYFVVGHFHYVLYGAIVMGIYAAIYHWFPKMTGRMYYEGLGKLHFALTYLGTALTFLPMHPAGLMGMPRRVASYDLEFAYWNVLASIGGFLLGLSTLPFILNMVSAWIRGEKVGNNPWRAYGLEWLTSSPPTVENFEETPVVVSGPYGYGRNQPLVGNIPNPGLTQFPESLTQQQTS
- a CDS encoding GMC family oxidoreductase yields the protein MIIDDRYYDVIIVGTGAGGGTLARKLASTGKKILLLDRGELIHRESSELVDTEVFKKEQFHAPEPWYDNAGEPFYPQTYYAVGGNTKIWSGVLQRMRERDFEEVQHQGGVSPAWGLKYQDFEPYYTEAEKLYQVHGKVADDPTEPPHSEAYPFGEVAHEPMVQRIGENLSQQGLHPVHLPLGLGDGREANRLRHRGRTDAEDTGVSPILNSENVTLKTSAQVVCLHTNPSGSEIKAVQAKIGEQSYLFLGNIVVLACGAVNSAALLLRSANEKHPNGIANGSGQVGRNLMKQLLSVVVQLTSTANSGSFSRTLGLNDFYWGDKDFPYPMGHVQNSGGIFQDVIFAEAPPILSALSRLMPNFGLRQLATHSIGWWLKTEDLPDPNNRVRYVGDKLRIDYTANNVEAHDRLVYRWVDVLKSVEQSQPNIFNRTTHPRSDMPVQVVAHQCGTCRFGEDPTTSVLDLNCRTHGVQNLYVVDSSFFPSHASVSPGLTVIANALRVGDRLIEQLK
- a CDS encoding mechanosensitive ion channel domain-containing protein, giving the protein MLFTIAFLIILWLLRRVANALIGESIRDRYNGRIWFWAGQGLNLITAVLLILGLLEIRFDNPNRLATAIGLVTAGVAFALQKVITAIAGYFVILRSNIVSVGDIVWQYNTLNMRIVKGETNFS